The Levilactobacillus namurensis genomic interval CGTTGGACCGGTTCTTAAGCCGGCTCGTTTAACCAGAACCCAAGGATAAGAGGAGATGAGAATGATGGCAGCAACTTTGAAAGACATTGCCCAGAGCGTAGGTGTCTCGTTGGCCACCGTCTCGCGGGTCTTGAATTACGACCGGACGCTATCGGTCAGTGAGCACACACGAAAGCAGATTTTTGAAGTCGCCGAGAACTTGAACTACACCAAGTTGAAGCGGCGCCCGACAATGCCTGACAAGCAGTTGAAGATTGCCATTGTTCAGTGGTATTCCCAGACCAAGGAATTAGACGACCTGTATTACATGTCCATTCGCTTGGGCCTTGAGAAGCGGGGCGAACAGCGCCACTTCTTGACCATGCGGACGTTCCAAAACGACTTGTCGGCCATCGACCCGGATGTCGATGCGATCATTGCGATTGGGAAGTTTAGCCCGCAGCAGGTCGCGGATTTAGCCCGGTTAACGCCGAACTTGGTCTTTGTGGACCACGACCAACTCTGTCACGGCTACGATAGTGTCGTGACGGACTTCGAGTTCGCCGTCAGACAGGTGGTGGACTTCTTCTGGCAACAGGGCCAGCACCGGATTGGCCTGTTACACGGGACGGAATGGACTACCGATAAGCAATTGGAGGTGGTCGATCCGCGGTTGAAGGCCTTTCGGCAGGCCATGCAGGCCCGGGATGCTTATGACCCGGACCTGGTCTTTGCAGGGGACTACACCAACCAGTCGGGGTACCAGCAGATGAAGCGGGCTATCGACCAGCTGGGGGACCAGTTACCGCAGGCCTTCTTCGTGACCAACGACCCCATGGCGGCGGGCGCGTTAAAGGCGCTTCGGGAGGCCCAGATTCAGGTTCCC includes:
- a CDS encoding LacI family DNA-binding transcriptional regulator, with amino-acid sequence MAATLKDIAQSVGVSLATVSRVLNYDRTLSVSEHTRKQIFEVAENLNYTKLKRRPTMPDKQLKIAIVQWYSQTKELDDLYYMSIRLGLEKRGEQRHFLTMRTFQNDLSAIDPDVDAIIAIGKFSPQQVADLARLTPNLVFVDHDQLCHGYDSVVTDFEFAVRQVVDFFWQQGQHRIGLLHGTEWTTDKQLEVVDPRLKAFRQAMQARDAYDPDLVFAGDYTNQSGYQQMKRAIDQLGDQLPQAFFVTNDPMAAGALKALREAQIQVPEQVSLIGFNDTTIAKYVFPELSTVHVNTELLGSTAVDLIENRLQTGRTTPQRVTVGTELILRESTQATPASAKTTK